Proteins encoded together in one Desulfosporosinus meridiei DSM 13257 window:
- a CDS encoding cobalamin B12-binding domain-containing protein has product MSNRLDALVQAVIQGRHRDAVAHAESLLSAGTDLYSIVEHGLSPALKALDVKCTSDEFNLLEIMLAGRAMMEVMDKVVAKHLDNDRPLIQKGTIILGTIKGDIHELGKHVVRIILSCAGYKVIDLGKDVEPVRFVEAAAEAKADYIFISGLISVIVPHVREVKADLKQRNLTIPVVAGGAALQQMTAEDLYVDYVARDAFDGLHYVQRMR; this is encoded by the coding sequence ATGTCAAATAGACTAGATGCCCTTGTACAGGCAGTGATCCAAGGAAGACATAGAGATGCGGTTGCTCATGCTGAAAGCTTACTGTCTGCAGGGACTGATTTGTATAGCATCGTTGAACATGGATTATCACCCGCTTTAAAGGCGTTAGATGTAAAGTGTACATCTGATGAGTTTAATTTATTGGAAATTATGCTGGCTGGGCGAGCAATGATGGAAGTTATGGATAAAGTCGTTGCCAAGCATCTTGACAATGATCGACCTTTGATACAAAAGGGCACTATTATTCTAGGAACGATTAAGGGAGATATCCATGAGTTAGGGAAACACGTTGTACGGATCATACTCAGTTGTGCCGGTTATAAGGTTATTGATTTAGGTAAGGACGTGGAGCCTGTGCGATTTGTAGAAGCTGCTGCTGAAGCAAAGGCAGATTATATTTTCATTTCCGGGCTAATTAGTGTTATTGTCCCACATGTAAGAGAAGTTAAAGCAGATCTTAAACAGCGAAATTTAACAATCCCAGTTGTAGCAGGGGGAGCAGCCCTCCAACAAATGACGGCTGAGGATTTATATGTGGATTATGTGGCCAGGGATGCTTTTGATGGATTGCACTATGTACAACGGATGAGGTGA
- a CDS encoding HIT family protein has product MRECIFCKLPETAILVQNDLALAFFDKFPVNEGHVLIIPKRHVVSFFDLTEEEVLGTCKLVQEVKVVKKADKEEI; this is encoded by the coding sequence ATAAGGGAATGTATTTTTTGTAAGCTTCCAGAGACAGCTATCCTTGTCCAGAACGATCTAGCCCTGGCCTTTTTTGATAAGTTCCCAGTTAATGAAGGGCATGTTCTGATTATTCCCAAGAGGCATGTCGTAAGCTTCTTTGACCTAACGGAAGAAGAAGTTCTGGGCACCTGTAAATTAGTTCAGGAAGTAAAAGTTGTCAAGAAAGCGGATAAGGAGGAAATATAG